The segment TTCCTCTACccttgattatatattttttataggaatcacgaaattgatcactgttagtgaTTTTCACTTGTTCATATAGACTGTTAAATCATCTGGTTTCAAGTTTTATCATGAAGTAAACATATACTGCACATTAGCAGTATATTCTTcctgaaataaatatttaggtAGAAGTAAACCATATATAATCAAGAAATATCTTTTATCAAATTATGGTGATTCAGAACAATAATTTAGCATTGAAATGCtatcattattcattatatgatttaaatatttatcccCTACCTGGTACGCCGTGATTTCCCTGATGAAATTAATCGATTGAAAAGTActtaatatcaaaatatatcacGAGCAACGACCTTTCAAGTCCCATTTATCTACTGCAATATGATCAGCGCTTTTGTCAAATAATATACCGAACTAAGACCAGCCATTGccacataattttaaaagtgaaTGCTACAGACATTTGTTGACTTATTTCAGTAATATCTGCAGAGTAGAGTGTTGGCATACATTtttcaagcaatacaaatatcaGTTATGTGTCGCAGAAAGTGTGTACCTATATCAAACTGGATTTTGCGAAAGCCTcggtttgtttttttgtttttgtttttgaacaaaattgcgaaacacatttaaaaagaaatacaagTATAGTGGCGATTTCGCATATGAATCGAAATACAAGGTCAGCTTTAAAAGGAGTAACTATTAAAGACTATGCTGAATATATCGTTATCATTATCACAATTGATGTgctgattcgatatatcccagtgaactcgaaataaaagacacctcatagtcttccatatctgcttcgtaCTATTTTTCTGAGCATACATGTTAatagcaaactaacaactcaacttcatgacaaacgggatgatttcagcttctccatcatcacaattcccatatttatgtaggaatattttattatcacctgtatatggtgtttaggTCTCTCAACTACATATGTTATTCTATACgcaagagtttggtttgtgtatgatcagtttttaaatcgaggcatgcTACTGTCAAATACCTTGAGGTTACACGGGTTGCagcctctggtatatccagttgTCCGTGTTTGTCATGCTTTTCAGTCTGTATTCCTTATACAAATCGTGACATAGATTTATGTGACGAGATGTATAGGGAAATAATGGgattacattacatgtaaacacATGATTTAAGTTCAAATATTCCGAGGTAATGACACTatgatttatttgtatttgTGATAAATATGAATTGCATGAAATAAAATGGTAAATGATATACCCTTGtattatgttttaaatttgaCAATAAGGTGGGTAAAGAAATGTATGCATaataacatacatgtgaatatttACCCAAAATTTATCAGaaaatgattatttatataaacTGGTACTGAAAATACTGCAAAAAATACAATAATTGCTAAACAAAGGGAAGACAGCTTGTTTGTATAAATAAATCACCAATTATATCATCGATCTTTTATATTGTTTGCAAATcccgaatttatgaattttatgaTAATTGTCTGTGCTGCCTGtgtcattcattcatttatcCACCTATCATCAGTTTgcataaaaagtgaagataacgaacagtgatcaaattcataaataccacaaaaatacaaaattaagagtagggcaatctcggacccctggacacaccaggtgtGTTCTGGtacttatttcaatttctaatataAGACCCAATTGGCATTTTCatctggagggggggggggtgtttgaTTATTCTAAGCAAAGATTGAATATCAATCTattaattgttttcttttttattatattgTACTATCCATAATTCTTTTATTCCCCATAAATTTTCTGTGATATAACATCTCTGACTGTGATAACACATTGTCTGTGATTTTGTAAAGGTATACGGGAAATATGCGAAATATATTTAGAAGTATGTATTGTATCAAATTCAATCATGATATAGTATCCCTTGCTCTGcaaattacttttattctttCAATGATAATTGTTAAATTTTACATGCTTTGCGTGAATAATATTATTTATTCCTTACATTCTGTTTTTGTAACGAACGAAACAATATACTTGGAGATGTTTATGTGTGGTAATTAAAAAACCACCAAATACGTTTACCATTTAAATAACCTTAGTCCCTTAAACAAATTCACAAATAAAGAATGAATTAGGGATTGCGGTTTCCCATCTTTCCAATATCTGCAGAGAACCCATACAAATGTTGAGCTTTATTGCATACGAATAGCATCCAATCAAATTTACATCCTTTCCTAACAATGCTAATGATATGCTAAATAAGAAAGAACCCTAGTATAAAAGACAGAAAGAGTAAATTCTAAAGTATTCTAGGCCACAATCTGGACTTGTCTAAGAGAAATAATGGAAACTATAGCTCAAAACATGTGGGAATGTGTTATCAACAGTAATTTGGGAGCATTGAAAAAAATGCTGAAATGTGGAATCGATCCCAATATCACTGATGAGAATGGAGAACCTCTGATTTTTACCATTATTGTTAATGGAGATTTGGAATCACTGAAAATGTTGTTGGCTTACTGTGATGTCaacattgaaaacaaagatGGAAGATCTGCTCTGATGCTGGCTATTGAAATGGACGATGTGGAAATGATCAAAGCATTGATCAAAGCAGGTATACATAACTCTTGAATATATTCCAAAGACATGAATCttatttgttgatatttcattttatcagTTACGTATTTCAATTATACAATACTTTATTGTCATTGTTTCTGTTTTCCAGGGGCTCGAGTAAACAAGAGTGATAATTCCGGTAAAACTCCCTTGTTATTGGCTTTGGAGGAAGGAAAATTCAAAATCGCTGAATATCTTATCAAACACGGAAGTGACGTGAATGAAATGGATTGTCTTGGTCAAACAGCCCTACATCTTGTTGCCACGGGGGAACACAATGACTGTACGAAAATCGTTAAAATCCTGTTTCACTGCGGATACGTGATGAAAGAGGCTGATAAGTGGATATGTGCTGAGGATCTGATAGGCAGTAAACGTCTTCAGTCTAAAAACGCAAAACTGCTTCacaaaatcaaaagattttggaAGAGTTTCGTACGGGAAGACAATGTGATACCAAGAGAGTCTTGAAACGTCTGTCACAGATTTGTTTCTGCACCTCTGCAGATACTCTTAAATATCGATGAAGACTGACTGTGAGTAGAAAGCAATAGGACCTCACTCTAATTAGAAGTCGATGATAACCTCTCGTAAGAAGAAGTCTATGAGAACCGACTATCACTTGAAGTCGATGGGAACTAGCTGTGAGTAAGCATACAACCTCATGAAGTAATTTCGAAGTAGCATTTTTCATGAGGTCGAGACCATCTTGGCCAACAGACATTTTATACTCTGGTATACAAATCGTGATTACCAAACGTATTGCCTGTCGTAGAGAGTAAGGATTCAAGAAGACGGTTAAATAGCTATGACAGAAATAGCCGTTGTCACACTAATTTCTCGGGGACAGTTTGAGGAGGAGGAGAAATGCGTCATTCCGAATAACATCCGATGCAATaagaatttgtttttgtttattgcGTAGTGATTAGTATAGGATTCTGGAAGCATGATAGAAGTATTTTACGACCATTTAGTTCTATTCAATGCAGAATCGATGTAGTATGGctaataaaataatgataagaaCATCCGTTGTATTGTATTTCTTCTTTTCCTGTTCTTAATAGCTCCGGTATCTGTACATTCAGGGAAATGTATCCAGTTAAACTGTAGAAACACATACCTTATGGCTATGTTATGGTTTCCCCGCGAAAGAGCATATTGAGGAACGGAAGCAGTCCTTTTAATCATATTGTGCAATACATTTTACATTCTGTCGTTGGTCAGAATAAACCATATGACCAGCAGAAACCAATGAAAAGAATTCGAATTCATAGTTTTAAGACTTGATTTCTCTATGAAGCTATTATTCGCAAGCATGTGTATATCGAGCTGTGTCATCAGTTTGAGCAGAACCgaaattttgtacatttatatatgcACTCCCGTTTTCACTCCCTCTCATCGTAATAGTGCGATTTTCTTTGACATTTTCGCTTCGTAGTTGGCCAGGGGGTGTTTATAACCTTTCTAGCCAGAGTTTTAATTGAATAGTTGCATTGGATAGAACACAAGTTCGAACAAAACCTCCATCTAATGATAACCATTTATATGACAATGGGAAAAACGTCCGTAAaatgaacggtgaagataaaACCGTTatcttaaaatattcttaatacCCGAGGATTCTTGTCATTTGCAGTACAGTACTGCTCgtaaaaatgttatattgattttgattcaaatcaaaatacaaGAATTGAATTACAACAATGTAGGCGATATACATTACGATAGTACCATGCACATACGTATCGAATGcattttgtaaacattaaataGTTAAAACTTACTATTGGACAATGTCCCAATGGTTAACGTCTACATCAATGGGAAAGTTATATTAACAATTCGTCTAAGGGTTAGATATATGGTACCTTACAACATAATGAAAAACATATATGAGTATTTTGCTTAAAAGAGCTTAAAAGTGGTATAATGATattaattttcttaaatttgGAACTGCAAATCACCATTTTAAAGACCCTCCACAAAATCAGAGGACTTGTCATATCCGTATTATCTAAGCGATGAATAACACTATATCTTCTAGAATGTCAGATTTTCCCAGGAATGCTGAAAGCAATATCTACATAACGTGGAAACcctaatttattttttacacaaATTATCCGTATTATCATTTATTGCTAACCTCAATAAATAATTTCACAGTTCTCTCTGTTAACGGCATTTTGATAGGTACCGTGTAAATTGGTTATTTCtttgtatatattacattgtgCACCTTTAGTTGGTGGTTTCtgcgaaataaattaaattgaattgaaacaaccatttcatattgtttaacttcGTATCAAACCGCCGAAACATACAAACATTGTCAGTCATGTGACTGGAGGAACGTTACTGAATGGAGCCATCTGATTGAAATTGATTCAAACATCACGGGTCATTCGGATATTAGCTATAAAAGTTCAGTGTCTCAATGCATAATTCAATATTAGTGGTAATTTACGTACCTATCTGAGGATGCAACACAAAACAAGCATCAAACTAAAAGCAAGGTCAAGATTTCCAAACTTCGTGGtcattattttatatatgtcTCATTTGTCATTCGTCCATAGTAATTTATGAATGAACATTTAGTTTGCCTGCAGCAAGGATTTCCTTAAAGTGCGATTCATTTTGCAAATGAATTCGGCATCCTTTCAAGGAGacaaaatgcattatttatgAGCAAAATTTTATGTTTTCCTAGAAAGACTTTACGGTACAGGTCAAATAAAGCTACACattgaatttattttacaaGAAAATACAGGATCGTAATAAACACCACAATATGCATGGTTTcagttatatattatgaatgttACTATATTTAGGAGACCGTCGGACAGATATGTACATGTTAAGACTGATTATATTAGCTAGCAATGCTAAAATATTGTCGTAATCAAGTGAACGTTTAAGCAtctttaataacaataatatCAATCAAATATCAGTTTACTAAACCATGAAGATAATGCCGATGAGCTAATTTATGGGTGCGTTTCAGTTTTATTTGTACAAAACTACAgaagatataaatatatgtacttcacctacagctggtgacgtctcaatacaAGTGAAAATGTTTCGATGTCTTGTTAAACAATCAACACTTCAAATTGTATTGTTAACTtccatgaaaattatttttgttctcAATTCATATTaactttttaaattcaatttaagCGAGTTAATCTCTTTGGTTTTaaaatgaatagatatgataatTATTCGGTCATGCAAGAAAGCTTAAACTCAAGAAATATAGACATTATcagatgaaaagaaaacaagtaCATGGAGTGTTTTATTCAAAATTCACGGAGACCAGTTGAATCATATAGTAGATGATATTGTTTCCTTTTACCTTAATCTAAATTTGATTGTTCATATACAAAATCACTAAGAActtaagaaaaaatgaaaagaaatgcaAATCTTCACAGCTATCAAGACTGGATGTTTAAAAGATTTAGATCGATTGAAAATACTGTTCATTCAAAGTAATGTTTTCTAGAAATTAGTTTAAAATATTTCGTAAGACAAACAGCATATAATATCAGGGAATGGCATTAAACAGAATGTCGATCAAGGATGCATAACATTCCATCTATATTTATGCATTCTTCACGATACTGATTTATCTGAATATTATTACctgaatttcaaattatccCCTACCTGGTACAACGTgatttaaatgataaaattaactgattgaaaaagaaataattactAATGAAATATATCACGAGCAAAGATATTTCACATGTCACCCAGATACTATATTACAGTTAGATGTTTTGCTTGTATCGATTAAAATACCGAACGATTTATGACATATCATTATAAGCATgcgaggtgaagataacgaacagtgatcaatctcataactcctataatgtaaaacttatacggtaccaattttgatgcaccagatgcgcatttcgacaaataatgtctcttcagtgatgctcaaccgaaatgtttgaaatccgaaataactatgaagttttagagctaaatatagccaaaaacagcgtgccaaaaaagtggagccaaattcgtccaaggataagagctatgcatgagggagataatccttaattttgaaatgaatttctaaatgttataacagcaattaaatatacatccgtattttcaagctagtaacgaagtacttagctactgggctgtagagactctcggggactaacagtccaccagcagatacaaaatagatagttgtacaaacacggacccctggacacaccagaggtgggatcaggtgtatgTAATTAATATTTTCAGAAACAACGTTTTGTTTTCGAAACATTTATATTTGTTGAAATTAACATCTCTATGACCTATATTGGTGTTGCATTATTAAGCTTATTACaactaaacaaaattatgtTGCAGAAAATGTATGTTACCATCTTAATGGAATATAATATGATTTTCCAAAAACAAACATTTagcaaaacatattttaaaggtAATACAGATGCGATGTCATTTTCACCACATTTTTAGATacagattttgttttcaaaatctaTTCCTGAGTGTCGTAGAACATATAGAAGACATAACCATGTATCAACATCACCTCCGATACATATAGTAGCTTTGAGCAAATTTTTCTGATCGAATAGTAGAACcagtcgaatgctgtctgatgtgtttcataccaactatTAGACCCTCCATTGCAGACTGATTGTGGCTGCGAATTGTCACCTTTGTCTtctcaagatagagggctcactgTGGAAGTGGCAACTTAACAGGGAATGCTtcctcctcctgggcacctgatcccccaTTCGGTGTGTCCATGTTTTCCCTCCTCTGAAAtatttattctttataggaatgatgagattgatcactgttcgttatcttactttttcatctAAACAACCgttatgattttgatatatgtatatttaataaaaagaaTATCTACGTGGGTCTTGTTAGCAggttttgttatttatttatatcacgCATCAAATAAACTCTTTTGAAGGTAAAGTCATACTTTATATAAGGTTCTTTCACGAATCATTAAATAACATTGCGGTGTAATTAGTCATTTTAATAGttaaaatgtcgtcgatatatgtaaatttcaagTTGAAGGTCACAACAACATATTtccttttcatttcatattgaaGTTTTTCAGGGAACTCttattattacatgtgtacCGAGTTAATCCCACATCAAATTTATTACTAGTATATTGAAGTAACGTCACTTTCATTTCATTGCATTTATTCAGTGGTAAAGTCAGCAATGGTTTTTATAGGTTTCCTAAACGACTTGAAATGAAATTCGCACAATAAAGTTATTTTCTTATGCTTAGATTCTGTCTATTATTATTTCTAGGGAAAATGGGGGAGGAGTatatcacaatttaattaagtaaacataaatcaaaatttccgtgTGTGGCagttcaaatttatttttcatttcaatggCCTTTGGCTATGGTAGGAATTGCGGTTCCCTCAGCGAATCCATACAACTGTTGAAGCTAATTGAATACTGAtaacaaccaatcaaattttACGTCCTTTGCTAAAAATGCAAATGTTATGTTAATTAAGAATGTAGGGTAGTATAAAAGAGGGAGACAGTCATACGATCTAACGTAACCTACATTATGATCGAGACTATTATAGGAGAAAGGAAAATGGAAACTGCAGCTCAGAATATGATGTGGGAAAGTGTTATCAACAACAATAAGGATACATTgcaaaaattgttgaaatgtGGAGTCGATCCTAATATTACTGATGCGAATGGAGAACCTCTGTTTTTTACCCTTATTGTTAATGAGGATTTGGAATCACTGAAGATGCTATTAGATTACTGTGATGTCAACACTGAAAACGAAGATGGGAGAACTTCTCTGATGCTGGCTATTGAAATGGACGATTTGGAGACCATCAGAGTTTTAATCAAAGCAGGTATACACAACTTTTAATATTCTCATAATATGAATGTTATCTGTTCATATCATCAGTTCTATGAttcatttatacaatatttcacAACTACGGTATCTCTTTTACAGGTGCTCGCGTGAACAAGAAATATAATTCCGGTAAAACCCCTTTGTTGTTGGCTTTGGAGGAAGGAAAATTCAGAATCTCAGAATATCTTATCAAACACGGAAGTGACGTGAATGAAATGGATGATCTTGGTCAAACAGCCCTACATCTTGTTGCCACGGGGCAACATAATGACTGTACGAAGATCGTTAAAATTCTGTTTCACTGCGGATACGTGATGAAAGAGGCTGACAAGTGGATATGCCCTGAGGACCTAATAGGCAATAAACGTCTTCAGTCCAAACAATCCAAAATACTTCACAAAATCAAGACGATCTGGAAGATGATCACAAGAGAAGACAATGTGATAACAAGAGGCTCTTGAAGTGCATTTTACAGAATTGTTCTGCACCCCTGCAGATACTCCTTAATGCAGATGAAGACTGACTGCGATTAGAAAGCAATGAGGACTTGCTCTAATTAGAAGTCAATGATATCCTCCTATTAGTAGAAGTCGATGAGAACTAACTATCGCATGAAGTCGATGTAAACTGGCTGTTAGTAAGCATACAATCTCATGAAGTAATTTCGAAGGAGCGATTTTCATGATGTCGAGAACAACTTGGCCAACAGACAAGTTCTACTCTTGTATACAAATCATGATTACCAAACGTCTCGTCTCTTGTATAAAGTAAGGATTCAAGAAGACGGTTAAATAGCTATGTCAGAAATAGCCTTATCATAGTACCTACTCGAGAACAGcttgaggaggaggaggagaaaTGCGTCATTCCGAATAACATCCGATGCAATaagaatttgattttgtttattgcGTAGTGATTAGTATAGGATTCTGGAAGCATAATAGAAGTATATCTGTATTTTACGACCATTTAGTTCTATTCAATGCAGACTCGATGTAGTGTGActaataaaacaatgataataacatatattgtgttttattcAGACTGTTCCTGTTTTTCATAGCCCCGGTATCTGTATATTCAAGGGAACGTATCCAGTTAAACAGTTGAAACACATACATTACTGCTGTTTTTGAAGCAGTTATCTGTCGACATggttatgaatatatataaagaaagcGATCTTATGACATATCTACCCGACAAAGGAATCGCAGTCAACagaggatacttactcctcctaactACTTGATCCCAGCACTGGTATTTCTgcgggtccgtgtttgccctaatcCTGATTCTGTATTCTTGAGAGGAATTCTGAGGTTAATCgctattcgttattttcacaatttcttATTATCTAATCTTAGTTAGTCTTTCAAAGCTATTCTAGCTCATGAGTTTTCATACGATATACCTAAACTGTCCTTGGCTCCAGCTTTGTCTTCAGTAACAGCTTTGTTTGGATAGAAACACAAATATCCATTGCTTTTCGTTTCCCCGCGAAACAGCTTGTTCGGGAACAGGAGCAATCCTTTTTATTATATTGtgtaatacattgtacattctgCCGTGGGTCAGAAAAAAACATATGACCAGCACAAATCAATCTAAACGAATTCGAATTCATAGTTTTAAGACTTGATTTTTCGATGAAGCTATTATTCGCAAGTATGTGTATATTGAGCTGTGTCAGCAGTTCGAACAGAACCGAAGTGTTGTACAATGATATGTGTACTCCCGGTTTCACTCCAAATTCTCGTAATATTGCGATTTTCTTTGACATTTCCACTTCGTAGTTGGCCTGGGGGTGTTTATAACCTTTCTAACCAGAGTTTTAATTGAATAGGTGCATTGGATAGAACACAAGTTCAAACAAAACCTCCATCTAATGATGACCATTTGTATGACAATGGGAAAAACGTCTGTAAActgaacggtgaagataacgaaccgtgatcttAAACTATTCTTGATACCCGGGGATTCTTACCATTTGTAGTACAGAACTGCTCGtaaaaaattgatattaattttgattcaaattaaaaggCAAGCATTGAATTACAACTATGTAGGCGATATACATTATGATAGTACCATGCGAATACGTTTCGAATGctttttgtaaacattaaataGTTAAAATGTACTATTAAACAATGTTCAAATGATTAGTGTCTACTTGAATGGAAAAGTTATATTAACAATTCGTCTAATGGTTAGATATATGGT is part of the Ostrea edulis chromosome 2, xbOstEdul1.1, whole genome shotgun sequence genome and harbors:
- the LOC125681227 gene encoding serine/threonine-protein phosphatase 6 regulatory ankyrin repeat subunit B-like, producing the protein MMWESVINNNKDTLQKLLKCGVDPNITDANGEPLFFTLIVNEDLESLKMLLDYCDVNTENEDGRTSLMLAIEMDDLETIRVLIKAGARVNKKYNSGKTPLLLALEEGKFRISEYLIKHGSDVNEMDDLGQTALHLVATGQHNDCTKIVKILFHCGYVMKEADKWICPEDLIGNKRLQSKQSKILHKIKTIWKMITREDNVITRGS
- the LOC125678400 gene encoding ankycorbin-like, which produces METIAQNMWECVINSNLGALKKMLKCGIDPNITDENGEPLIFTIIVNGDLESLKMLLAYCDVNIENKDGRSALMLAIEMDDVEMIKALIKAGARVNKSDNSGKTPLLLALEEGKFKIAEYLIKHGSDVNEMDCLGQTALHLVATGEHNDCTKIVKILFHCGYVMKEADKWICAEDLIGSKRLQSKNAKLLHKIKRFWKSFVREDNVIPRES